One region of Polynucleobacter sp. Adler-ghost genomic DNA includes:
- the secY gene encoding preprotein translocase subunit SecY, giving the protein MALAPTNAANIAQSGSKFGELRQRLVFLVLALLVFRLGAHIPVPGIDPDQLAQLFSGQKDGILGMFNLFSGGALSRFTVFALGIMPYISASIIMQLMTIVIPSLESLKKEGQAGQRKITQYTRYGTVLLATFQALGISVALQAQPGLVINPGLMFELNTVVTLVTGTMFLMWLGEQITERGLGNGISIIIFGGIVSGLPTAIGSLLELVRTGSMNILSALLIVVICIAVTYFVVFVERGQRRILVNYAKRQVGNKVYGGQSSYFPLKLNMAGVIPPIFASSIILFPATIAGWFTSGEPSNMFSKVIKDLAATLAPGQPVYTILYAAAIIFFCFFYTALVFNSRDTAENLKKSGAFVPGIRPGDQTGRYIDKILVRLTLAGAIYMVLVCLLPEFLVLKYNVPFYFGGTSLLIIVVVAMDFMAQVQSFVMQQQYGSLMKKANFKMGA; this is encoded by the coding sequence ATGGCACTCGCACCTACCAACGCAGCAAATATTGCTCAATCAGGAAGCAAGTTTGGCGAATTACGCCAACGCTTGGTATTCCTGGTTTTAGCATTGCTCGTGTTCCGTTTGGGTGCGCATATCCCTGTGCCTGGTATTGATCCAGACCAATTAGCACAATTGTTCTCCGGTCAAAAAGATGGCATCTTAGGAATGTTCAACCTGTTCTCGGGTGGTGCCTTATCTCGCTTCACAGTATTTGCCTTAGGAATCATGCCGTACATTTCTGCATCGATCATTATGCAGTTGATGACTATTGTCATCCCTTCACTAGAATCTCTGAAAAAAGAAGGTCAAGCAGGACAGCGCAAGATTACTCAGTACACCCGTTACGGCACTGTGCTCCTAGCGACATTCCAGGCTTTAGGCATCTCCGTTGCTTTGCAAGCCCAACCAGGTTTGGTTATTAACCCTGGCCTGATGTTTGAACTCAACACAGTGGTGACTTTGGTTACTGGCACTATGTTCCTCATGTGGCTTGGCGAGCAAATTACTGAGCGTGGTCTTGGTAATGGTATCTCCATCATTATTTTTGGCGGCATTGTTTCTGGCTTGCCAACTGCAATCGGTAGCTTGCTTGAATTAGTTCGCACCGGTTCCATGAATATCCTCTCTGCATTGCTTATCGTAGTGATCTGTATTGCAGTAACTTATTTTGTAGTGTTTGTAGAGCGTGGTCAGCGCCGTATCTTGGTGAACTACGCTAAGCGTCAAGTTGGCAATAAGGTGTACGGCGGTCAGTCTTCCTACTTCCCATTGAAGTTGAACATGGCTGGTGTTATCCCTCCAATTTTTGCTTCATCTATTATTCTGTTCCCTGCAACGATTGCTGGCTGGTTTACATCAGGTGAGCCAAGCAATATGTTTAGCAAGGTGATCAAAGACTTGGCAGCAACATTAGCCCCAGGTCAGCCTGTCTACACAATCTTGTATGCGGCAGCGATTATTTTCTTCTGCTTTTTCTACACAGCTTTGGTTTTCAATAGCCGTGATACAGCGGAGAATCTAAAGAAGAGCGGTGCCTTTGTTCCAGGTATTCGTCCTGGCGATCAAACGGGTCGTTATATCGACAAGATCTTAGTACGTTTGACATTGGCCGGTGCAATTTATATGGTTTTGGTTTGTTTGTTGCCAGAATTCTTAGTGTTGAAGTACAACGTGCCATTCTATTTTGGCGGTACTTCATTGTTGATTATTGTCGTTGTTGCAATGGACTTCATGGCTCAAGTTCAGTCATTCGTAATGCAACAACAATATGGTTCTTTGATGAAAAAAGCTAACTTTAAGATGGGCGCTTAA
- the hemB gene encoding porphobilinogen synthase, which produces MKSQANSVLSFPAHRPRRMRRDDWSRRLMQENHLSTSDLIYPVFLLEGTNQSQGVASMPGVNRVSLDLLFSVAEECVSLGIPVLALFPVIDASLKTPDGNEAFNPNGLVPNAVHELKKRFPNLGIMTDVALDPYTSHGQDGVLDDQGRILNDETTAILVQQAVAQAQAGVDIVAPSDMMDGRIGKIRAALEQKNLIHTRIMAYSAKYASAFYGPFRDAVGSAKNLGKADKKTYQMDCANTDEALREVALDISEGADMVMVKPGMPYLDIVRRVRDEFNYPTYAYQVSGEYAMLKAAAQNGWLDHDAVMMESLLAFKRAGAHGILTYFALEAARLIKANK; this is translated from the coding sequence ATGAAATCACAAGCTAACTCTGTATTGAGCTTTCCGGCTCATCGCCCTCGTCGTATGCGACGCGATGATTGGTCACGTCGCCTGATGCAAGAAAATCATCTCAGTACAAGTGACCTAATCTATCCAGTATTTTTACTCGAGGGTACAAATCAATCTCAAGGTGTTGCCTCCATGCCTGGGGTTAATCGCGTATCACTCGATTTACTTTTTAGCGTTGCCGAAGAATGCGTCTCTTTAGGCATCCCCGTACTAGCACTCTTTCCAGTGATTGATGCCTCTCTAAAAACACCTGACGGCAATGAAGCCTTCAATCCGAATGGCTTAGTTCCAAATGCAGTGCATGAACTCAAGAAACGCTTTCCTAATTTAGGCATCATGACCGATGTAGCGCTTGACCCTTACACAAGCCATGGTCAAGATGGCGTACTAGATGATCAAGGTCGCATCCTGAATGATGAGACTACGGCAATCTTGGTTCAACAAGCTGTTGCTCAAGCACAAGCTGGCGTTGATATCGTTGCACCATCGGACATGATGGATGGTCGTATCGGAAAAATTCGCGCAGCCTTAGAGCAAAAGAATCTGATACATACCCGCATCATGGCTTATTCCGCCAAATATGCGTCTGCTTTTTATGGCCCATTTCGTGATGCAGTTGGTTCAGCAAAAAATTTAGGCAAAGCTGATAAGAAAACCTACCAGATGGATTGCGCTAATACTGATGAGGCTTTGCGGGAGGTTGCCCTAGATATTAGTGAAGGTGCTGACATGGTAATGGTTAAACCTGGCATGCCTTACCTAGACATCGTTCGCAGAGTACGCGATGAATTTAACTACCCCACTTATGCCTATCAAGTGAGCGGTGAATACGCCATGCTCAAAGCTGCTGCACAAAATGGCTGGCTTGATCATGATGCTGTGATGATGGAATCCTTGCTCGCCTTTAAGCGTGCTGGTGCTCATGGCATTTTGACCTACTTCGCACTCGAAGCAGCGCGCCTAATCAAAGCAAATAAATAA
- the rplQ gene encoding 50S ribosomal protein L17, producing the protein MRHGNGLRKLNRTSSHRLAMLRNMSNSLLEHEVIKTTLPKAKELRMVVEPLITLGKKDNLANRRLAFNRTRDRDIVTKLFTELGPRYATRPGGYLRILKFGFRHGDNAPMALVELVDRPEVEETAVAEAA; encoded by the coding sequence ATGCGTCACGGAAACGGCTTACGCAAACTAAATAGAACATCATCACATCGCTTAGCGATGCTGCGCAACATGTCCAATTCTCTTTTGGAGCACGAAGTGATTAAAACCACTTTGCCAAAAGCAAAAGAATTGCGCATGGTTGTTGAGCCTTTGATTACCTTGGGTAAAAAAGATAACTTAGCAAACCGTCGCTTAGCATTCAATCGCACACGTGATCGCGATATCGTTACCAAACTCTTCACAGAGTTAGGCCCACGTTATGCAACTCGTCCAGGTGGCTATCTTCGTATTTTGAAGTTCGGCTTCCGTCATGGTGACAATGCACCTATGGCTTTGGTTGAGTTGGTAGATCGCCCAGAAGTTGAAGAAACAGCAGTAGCTGAAGCAGCTTAA
- the cutA gene encoding divalent-cation tolerance protein CutA, translating to MTPDKSTELLIVVTTFASLEDAKKMAHQLIEGQLAACVQIQEGVHSIYRWDGKICEEKEVLLSAKTIADKWIDISSFIKIHHPYDLPELIAHAPEKYEAHYGKWVESEVK from the coding sequence ATGACCCCTGATAAATCTACTGAGTTACTGATTGTTGTCACCACTTTTGCATCGCTAGAGGACGCAAAGAAAATGGCGCATCAACTGATTGAGGGCCAATTAGCGGCCTGCGTACAAATTCAAGAGGGTGTTCATTCCATCTATCGGTGGGATGGCAAGATTTGCGAAGAAAAGGAAGTTTTATTATCAGCAAAAACAATTGCAGATAAATGGATTGATATTTCTAGCTTCATCAAAATTCATCATCCCTATGATCTACCAGAATTGATTGCCCATGCCCCAGAAAAATACGAGGCGCATTATGGCAAATGGGTAGAGTCCGAGGTAAAGTAG
- the rpsD gene encoding 30S ribosomal protein S4: MARYLGPKAKLARREGTDLFLKSARRALSDKCKLDTKPGQHGRTSGSRTSDYGNQLREKQKVKRMYGILERQFRRYFAEAERRKGNTGSTLLQLLESRLDNVVYRMGFGSTRAEARQLVSHCAILLNGSPVNIPSIQVKPGDVVAIREKAKKQARITESLNLVQQMAAVGWVSVDAAKLEGTFKQVPDREDISGEINESLIVELYSR; the protein is encoded by the coding sequence GTGGCACGTTACTTAGGGCCTAAGGCCAAATTAGCACGTCGGGAAGGTACCGACTTATTTTTAAAGAGCGCACGTCGCGCCCTGTCAGACAAGTGCAAGTTAGATACTAAGCCTGGTCAACATGGCCGTACATCTGGCTCAAGAACATCCGATTACGGTAATCAATTGCGTGAAAAGCAAAAGGTAAAGCGTATGTACGGAATTCTAGAGCGTCAGTTCCGTCGTTATTTCGCTGAAGCTGAGCGTCGTAAGGGCAATACTGGCTCAACATTACTTCAGTTGTTGGAATCACGTCTTGATAACGTTGTTTATCGTATGGGCTTTGGTTCTACTCGTGCTGAAGCGCGTCAATTGGTTTCCCACTGCGCAATTTTGCTCAATGGTAGCCCAGTAAATATTCCATCTATTCAGGTCAAGCCTGGTGATGTAGTTGCTATTCGTGAAAAAGCGAAGAAGCAAGCTCGTATTACAGAATCACTCAATTTGGTTCAGCAGATGGCAGCAGTTGGCTGGGTATCAGTCGATGCGGCCAAGCTGGAGGGAACATTTAAGCAAGTGCCTGACCGTGAAGACATTAGCGGCGAAATTAATGAAAGTTTGATCGTCGAATTGTACTCACGCTAA
- the rpmJ gene encoding 50S ribosomal protein L36, producing MKVLASVKCICRNCKIIKRKRVVRVICSSDARHKQRQG from the coding sequence ATGAAAGTTTTAGCATCCGTTAAGTGTATTTGCAGAAATTGCAAGATCATTAAGCGCAAACGCGTTGTTCGCGTGATCTGTTCTTCAGACGCACGTCATAAGCAGCGTCAAGGCTGA
- the rplO gene encoding 50S ribosomal protein L15 translates to MQLNTLKPAPGSNKNRRRVGRGIGSGLGKTAGRGHKGQKSRSGGFHKVGFEGGQMPMYRRLPKRGFVSLTRRHVGQITLNDLAKINLPEVDLLVLRAHGFAGEQINSVKVIKTGELSIAVTLKGITATAGAKAAIEAAGGKLVDLV, encoded by the coding sequence ATGCAACTCAATACACTCAAACCCGCACCGGGCTCCAATAAAAATCGTCGTCGCGTAGGTCGCGGTATCGGTTCTGGTCTTGGAAAAACAGCTGGTCGTGGTCACAAAGGTCAGAAGTCACGTTCCGGCGGATTCCACAAAGTTGGATTCGAGGGCGGCCAGATGCCAATGTATCGTCGTTTACCTAAACGTGGTTTCGTGTCCTTGACACGTCGTCACGTTGGTCAAATTACTTTGAATGACTTAGCAAAAATCAACTTGCCAGAAGTGGATTTATTAGTTTTGAGAGCCCACGGTTTTGCTGGTGAGCAGATTAATTCAGTTAAAGTTATTAAGACAGGTGAACTGTCTATTGCTGTAACCCTCAAAGGTATTACTGCAACTGCAGGTGCAAAAGCAGCTATCGAAGCAGCTGGCGGCAAATTGGTTGACTTAGTTTAA
- the dsbD gene encoding protein-disulfide reductase DsbD yields the protein MKFLSKFIPLAYALFVVISNAYAAPEFLPPEKAFQAEATWVTNTNDVEIEIFPAKAYYIYQESLHLKIGFQPNKLELVKTSFPAGIEKFDETFQKKMQVYKQAFLITLDKKAEIGKPLYVELELQGCAEAGICYPPMTLKFLLSGPGVKARPIPEVLDGVDSNKYSKKVFSLLDVWRERDDVNAISRFLESTPTAYLFLAFFILGLALAFTPCVLPMLPILSSIVFGTQGKQSIAKGRASLLAAAYVLGMACVYALAGVLMAALGSSVQRALQSPAALIGFALLLLALSGSLFGLYELRMPHSWQQKVDQLAGRHKGGSFAGAFALGGISTLVASPCITAPLAGVLAFIAQTGSMSLGAGLLFVMALGMGLPLFFIAIEARILIPSTGIWMVWLQRTLGVLLVATAAWIASPLIQSSSGEAGSKKVVNGQRQHQIGAASFVVIDSSAQLDQFLSKAKEQKKLVLLDFYADWCISCKEMEVNTFANPAVNDELQKFVLLQADVTKNSVENQALLKRFGLFGPPGILIFDLNLEELKDQRVIGYMPPQRFVERLKKVLGN from the coding sequence ATGAAATTCCTTAGTAAATTTATTCCCCTAGCATATGCATTGTTTGTAGTAATTAGCAATGCATATGCGGCGCCGGAATTCCTCCCTCCTGAGAAAGCATTTCAGGCTGAAGCAACATGGGTGACCAATACAAATGATGTCGAGATAGAAATTTTTCCGGCTAAGGCTTACTACATCTATCAGGAATCTCTCCATCTAAAGATAGGCTTTCAGCCGAATAAATTAGAGCTTGTGAAGACATCGTTCCCAGCTGGCATCGAAAAGTTTGATGAGACTTTTCAAAAGAAAATGCAGGTTTATAAACAGGCATTTCTTATTACACTAGATAAAAAAGCTGAAATAGGAAAGCCACTCTACGTGGAATTGGAATTGCAGGGTTGTGCCGAAGCAGGAATTTGTTATCCACCAATGACCCTGAAATTTTTACTTTCGGGTCCCGGAGTGAAGGCGCGGCCGATACCAGAAGTGTTGGATGGAGTTGATTCAAACAAGTATTCAAAAAAAGTATTTAGCTTGCTGGATGTCTGGCGTGAGCGCGATGATGTGAATGCCATAAGTCGCTTTTTAGAGAGCACGCCCACAGCATATTTATTCTTGGCCTTCTTCATTCTGGGTTTGGCTTTAGCTTTTACGCCTTGCGTACTTCCCATGCTGCCTATTTTATCGAGCATCGTGTTTGGAACGCAGGGCAAGCAATCCATTGCTAAGGGACGTGCTAGCCTCTTGGCGGCGGCCTATGTGCTTGGGATGGCCTGCGTCTACGCCTTGGCAGGGGTCCTGATGGCTGCGCTAGGGAGTAGCGTTCAAAGAGCCCTACAAAGCCCTGCAGCGCTGATTGGGTTTGCATTGCTTCTATTGGCCCTATCGGGGAGTTTATTTGGTCTATACGAGCTCAGAATGCCACACTCATGGCAGCAAAAGGTGGACCAACTGGCGGGGCGTCACAAGGGCGGTAGCTTTGCAGGCGCCTTTGCTTTAGGTGGAATTTCAACATTAGTTGCCAGTCCTTGTATTACCGCTCCCTTAGCTGGAGTGCTCGCTTTTATTGCTCAAACAGGTTCAATGAGTTTGGGGGCAGGGCTCCTTTTTGTAATGGCTTTAGGCATGGGATTGCCGCTTTTCTTTATTGCCATTGAGGCTCGCATCTTAATTCCATCCACTGGCATTTGGATGGTTTGGTTACAAAGAACATTGGGTGTTTTATTGGTTGCTACTGCGGCATGGATTGCTTCACCGCTAATACAAAGTAGCAGCGGAGAAGCGGGAAGCAAGAAGGTAGTCAATGGTCAGCGACAACATCAGATTGGAGCAGCTAGTTTTGTCGTGATTGACTCTAGTGCGCAATTAGACCAATTTTTATCCAAAGCAAAAGAGCAAAAGAAGTTAGTGCTCTTAGATTTTTATGCAGACTGGTGCATCTCTTGCAAGGAGATGGAGGTCAACACGTTTGCCAATCCCGCAGTGAATGACGAGCTACAGAAATTTGTTTTACTGCAGGCGGATGTAACAAAGAATAGTGTCGAGAATCAGGCTTTATTGAAACGCTTTGGATTATTTGGCCCGCCTGGAATTCTGATTTTTGATCTCAACTTAGAAGAATTAAAAGATCAACGGGTAATTGGCTATATGCCACCACAACGTTTTGTTGAGCGCTTGAAAAAGGTGCTGGGAAATTAA
- the rpoA gene encoding DNA-directed RNA polymerase subunit alpha, with translation MQTNLLKPKIISVEALTANQAKVVMEPFERGYGHTLGNALRRVLLSSMVGYAPTEVAIAGVVHEYSTLDGVQEDVVNLLLNLKGIVFKLQSRDEVTINLRKEGPGVVTAKDIDLPHDVEIINPDHVIAHLSAGGKLDMQIKVEKGRGYVPGNMRQYHDEATKIIGRIVLDASFSPVSRVSYAVESARVEQRTDLDRLVMTIETNGVLSPEEAIRQAATILVDQLVVFAALESSEVSGDLAPSRSSMVDPMLMRPVDDLELTVRSANCLKAENIYYIGDLIQRTENELLKTPNLGRKSLNEIKDVLAARGLSLGMKLESWPPANLEK, from the coding sequence ATGCAAACAAATTTGCTCAAGCCAAAAATTATTTCTGTTGAAGCGCTTACCGCCAACCAAGCTAAGGTTGTTATGGAGCCGTTCGAGCGTGGTTATGGCCACACACTCGGCAATGCATTACGTCGTGTTTTGTTGTCCTCGATGGTTGGTTATGCGCCAACTGAAGTAGCAATTGCAGGTGTTGTTCATGAATACTCCACATTAGATGGCGTTCAAGAGGATGTAGTTAACCTTTTGTTGAACCTCAAAGGTATCGTATTTAAGTTGCAGTCACGTGATGAAGTTACTATCAATTTGCGTAAAGAAGGTCCAGGCGTAGTTACTGCAAAAGATATCGACTTGCCACATGATGTAGAAATCATTAATCCTGATCACGTTATCGCTCACTTGTCAGCTGGTGGCAAGTTGGATATGCAGATCAAGGTTGAAAAAGGTCGTGGCTACGTGCCAGGCAATATGCGTCAATACCATGACGAAGCTACCAAGATCATTGGTCGTATCGTGCTGGATGCCTCATTTAGCCCAGTAAGCCGTGTTAGCTATGCTGTTGAATCTGCTCGTGTTGAGCAACGTACCGACCTAGATCGTCTAGTTATGACAATCGAAACAAATGGTGTGTTGTCTCCTGAAGAAGCAATTCGTCAAGCCGCTACTATTTTGGTTGATCAATTGGTTGTATTCGCAGCCCTTGAAAGTAGCGAAGTTTCTGGTGATCTCGCGCCAAGCCGCTCTTCAATGGTTGATCCAATGTTGATGCGTCCGGTTGATGATCTCGAACTCACAGTGCGCTCTGCGAACTGCTTGAAGGCTGAGAACATTTACTACATCGGTGACTTAATTCAACGTACTGAGAATGAATTGTTGAAGACGCCTAATTTAGGTCGTAAGTCTTTGAATGAAATCAAAGATGTATTGGCGGCTCGTGGCTTAAGTCTTGGCATGAAACTCGAAAGCTGGCCTCCAGCTAACCTCGAGAAATAA
- the rpsK gene encoding 30S ribosomal protein S11 has product MAKQQSASAASQRARKKVKKNVADGIAHVHASFNNTIITITDRQGNALSWATSGGQGFKGSRKSTPFAAQVAAEVAGKAAVECGIKNLEVQIKGPGPGRESAVRALNSLGIKITEIQDVTPVPHNGCRPPKRRRI; this is encoded by the coding sequence ATGGCAAAACAACAATCCGCTTCTGCAGCTTCACAGCGCGCACGCAAGAAGGTTAAAAAGAACGTTGCTGATGGTATTGCACACGTTCACGCTTCTTTTAACAACACCATTATTACGATCACTGATCGCCAAGGAAATGCGCTTTCATGGGCAACATCTGGTGGACAGGGCTTTAAGGGCTCACGTAAATCAACTCCTTTTGCAGCTCAGGTAGCAGCAGAGGTAGCAGGTAAAGCTGCTGTTGAGTGCGGAATCAAGAATTTAGAAGTTCAGATCAAGGGCCCAGGTCCAGGTCGTGAATCAGCAGTTCGTGCATTGAACTCTTTGGGTATCAAGATCACTGAGATTCAAGACGTAACTCCAGTTCCACACAATGGTTGCCGCCCTCCAAAGCGTCGTCGTATCTAA
- the rpsM gene encoding 30S ribosomal protein S13 — protein MARIAGVNIPNHQHTVIGLTAIFGIGTTRARKICETTGVAIDKKVKDLTDADLEKLRDEVGKFITEGDLRREVTMSIKRLMDLGCYRGVRHRKGLPVRGQRTKTNARTRKGPRKSGVQLKK, from the coding sequence ATGGCACGTATCGCTGGGGTAAATATCCCAAATCATCAACATACTGTTATTGGTTTAACAGCAATTTTTGGCATTGGCACAACACGTGCTCGCAAAATTTGTGAAACCACAGGTGTTGCTATCGACAAAAAAGTTAAAGATCTTACTGACGCTGACTTGGAAAAGTTACGTGATGAAGTAGGTAAGTTCATCACTGAAGGTGACCTTCGTCGTGAAGTAACGATGAGCATCAAACGTTTGATGGACTTAGGCTGCTATCGTGGCGTTCGTCATCGTAAGGGCTTGCCTGTTCGTGGTCAACGTACTAAGACTAATGCGCGTACCCGCAAGGGCCCACGTAAGTCTGGCGTGCAACTCAAGAAATAA
- the infA gene encoding translation initiation factor IF-1 produces MSKDDVIQMAGEIIENLPNAMFRVKLENGHVVLGHISGKMRMHYIRILPGDKVTVEMTPYDLTRARIIFRAK; encoded by the coding sequence ATGTCTAAAGACGATGTAATTCAGATGGCGGGAGAAATTATTGAGAATTTGCCGAACGCAATGTTTCGCGTGAAGCTAGAGAACGGACATGTGGTTCTAGGGCACATTTCTGGAAAGATGAGGATGCATTACATCCGCATATTGCCAGGAGATAAGGTGACGGTGGAGATGACTCCTTACGACCTGACGCGCGCCAGAATCATTTTCCGAGCAAAGTAA